From the Musa acuminata AAA Group cultivar baxijiao chromosome BXJ1-2, Cavendish_Baxijiao_AAA, whole genome shotgun sequence genome, one window contains:
- the LOC135599096 gene encoding exonuclease 1-like: protein MGIQNLLRFLKPFIRPVHIRKYAGKRVGIDAYSWLHKGAYSCSMELCLDMPGEAARRYLNYFMHHINLLRHYKIMPVVVFDGGSIPCKSATDHERHRRREANFELAKEKLKQGNTAGAIELFQKAVHVTPLMAHKLIQILRSEDVEFIVAPYEADAQLAYLSSLKPDQGGIAGVITEDSDLIAYGCQAIIFKMDRYGNGEEILMDKVFKSASDGLSFKDFDKELLTGMCVLAGCDFLPSIPGIGIKRAYSFVSKYKNLDRVLSVLRLDKRYKMPEDYCESFRKAVAVFHHARVYDMATRALKHLKPLEEKHLEFLNGDLDLLGPELPQSVAAAVAEGKLNPITMQHFDYLPNAEMCSESVSVLSYYRTSGDELRISFTEGSCITMCSSEQDHEEHIEDKLIVARETALDQKYIKEAFALGMLVAPAECHQVMELEVDKASVPDNNPFKKRKLEKSSSQKDDQRAALAVVTQDENSLGMVCSSPQSQESVESKPNKSTSIGKDKTRRGRPKTKNENKSAGIKKNGILKFFQPL from the exons ATGGGCATCCAGAATCTCCTCAGATTCCTGAAGCCATTCATACGTCCCGTCCACATCAGGAAATACGCCGGGAAAAGG GTGGGCATCGATGCCTATTCGTGGCTCCACAAGGGAG CTTATTCTTGCAGTATGGAGCTCTGCCTCGACATGCCGGGTGAAGCTGCGAGGCGTTATCTCAACTACTTCATGCATCATATCAATCTCCTCCGGCATTACAAGATCATGCCTGTCGTCGTCTTTGACGGTGGCAGCATCCCTTGTAAGTCCGCCACGGATCATGAGCGCCACAG GCGAAGAGAAGCTAATTTTGAGTTGGCAAAAGAAAAGCTCAAGCAAGGAAACACTGCAGGTGCCATTGAACTTTTCCAG AAAGCAGTACATGTCACGCCTTTGATGGCTCATAAGCTGATTCAG ATCTTAAGATCAGAAGATGTGGAATTCATAGTTGCTCCCTATGAGGCCGATGCTCAATTAGCATACTTATCTTCCCTCAAACCTGATCAAGGAGGCATTGCAGGTGTAATAACAGAAGACAGCGACCTCATTGCATACGGTTGCCAGGCT ATCATATTTAAGATGGACCGCTATGGTAATGGTGAGGAAATTCTTATGGACAAAGTCTTCAAGAGTGCTTCTGATGGACTTTCCTTTAAGGATTTTGATAAAGAATTGCTCACAG GTATGTGTGTCCTGGCTGGATGCGACTTCCTTCCTTCCATTCCAGGAATTGGGATTAAGAGAGCTTATTCTTTTGTCTCCAAGTACAAGAACTTAGATCGT GTTCTGTCAGTTTTGAGACTTGACAAGCGATATAAAATGCCAGAAGATTACTGTGAGTCTTTTAGGAAAGCAGTTGCAGTCTTTCACCATGCTCGAGT ATATGATATGGCTACACGAGCATTAAAACATTTGAAGCCTTTAGAAGAGAAGCATCTGGAGTTTCTAAATGGTGATCTGGATCTTCTTGGACC TGAGCTCCCGCAATCAGTAGCTGCTGCTGTCGCCGAAGGCAAATTGAACCCCATTACCATGCAACATTTTGACTATCTCCCTAACGCTGAAATGTGCTCGGAGTCTGTCAGCGTCCTATCCTACTATCGTACATCTGGTGATGAATTGAGAATCTCATTCACAGAGGGGAGTTGCATTACAATGTGTTCATCTGAGCAAGACCATGAAGAACATATAGAAGATAAGCTTATCG TTGCAAGAGAGACAGCTCTGGATCAGAAGTACATTAAAGAAGCTTTTGCGCTGGGTATGTTGGTTGCACCAGCAGAGTGTCATCAAGTAATGGAGCTTGAAGTAGACAAGGCATCAGTACCTGATAACAATCCATTCAAGAAGAGAAAACTAGAAAAGAGTAGTTCTCAAAAGGATGACCAGAGGGCGGCACTGGCTGTGGTGACACAAGATGAAAACTCTCTTGGTATGGTGTGTTCTTCGCCGCAGTCACAGGAAAGTGTGGAGTCCAAGCCGAATAAGTCAACGTCCATCGGAAAAGATAAGACTCGGAGAGGGAGGCCTAAAACGAAGAACGAGAATAAGAGCGCAGGGATTAAGAAAAACGGTATACTCAAATTCTTCCAACCTTTGTAG
- the LOC135611584 gene encoding multicopper oxidase LPR1 homolog 4-like gives MTGDNYPLHPHLATFQANKVVELLDLAAFSSCMTTAKGDASRCNVGAHAVGRELPVPDQEKTWKNIVKMEPGYMTTVVVVAFKLVAANQSYNKDGIGVTGRDEAA, from the exons ATGACGGGCGACAACTACCCGCTGCACCCGCACCTGGCGACGTTTCAGGCGAACAAGGTGGTGGAGCTGCTGGACCTGGCGGCCTTCAGCAGCTGCATGACTACTGCAAAGGGGGACGCGTCGAGATGCAACGTGGGGGCGCACGCTGTGGGGAGGGAGCTGCCGGTGCCGGACCAAGAGAAGACGTGGAAGAACATAGTGAAGATGGAACCGGGTTACATGacgacggtggtggtggtggcgttcAAGCTGGTGGCCGCGAACCAGAGCTAT AATAAGGACGGCATTGGAGTTACTGGTAGAGATGAGGCTGCATGA
- the LOC103976128 gene encoding beta-glucuronosyltransferase GlcAT14A → MPLRSPASILSVTLGRRSWVMAMEKWLFRLISVSFVSVLLFLSAISGFTASYAFHARRPAPTDVHRGPAHLPAFAYYISGGRGDSRRVLRLLLAVYHPRNRYLLHLSADASESERADLAARVWLSIPAVRAFGNVDVVGKASAMTPMGSSGLAATLHAASALLRLDDGWDWFVTLSAEDYPLVTQDDLIYVFSNVPRNLSFVDHTSDLGWKENQRVQPIIVDAGLYLAKRKSFFKASQNRVTPESFKFFTGSPWVILSRSFIEYCILGWDNLARTLLLYFTNVMLSEEGYFHSVLCNSPNFQNTTVNSDLRYMVWDSPPMLEPHILNMTDFDQMTESGMPFARQFRQGDAVLDKIDSRILKRRYYKAVPGAWCSGKRRWWMDPCSQWGNADIVRPGPQAEKFEQLMKKVVEEWKSKSSSCR, encoded by the exons ATGCCCCTTCGATCCCCGGCCTCCATCTTGTCTGTGACCCTTGGCCGCCGTTCCTGGGTTATGGCCATGGAAAAATGGCTGTTCCGCCTCATCTCCGTCTCCTTCGTCTCCGTGCTGCTTTTCCTCTCCGCCATCTCCGGCTTCACGGCCTCCTATGCTTTCCACGCCCGCCGGCCCGCCCCCACCGACGTCCACCGCGGCCCGGCCCACCTGCCCGCCTTCGCTTACTACATCTCCGGCGGCCGAGGCGACTCCCGCCGCGTCCTCCGCCTGCTCCTCGCCGTTTACCACCCCAGGAACCGCTACCTCCTCCACCTCTCCGCCGATGCCTCCGAATCGGAGCGGGCCGACCTGGCGGCCAGGGTCTGGCTTTCGATCCCTGCCGTACGAGCGTTTGGGAATGTGGATGTGGTCGGGAAGGCCAGCGCAATGACACCGATGGGGTCGTCTGGGCTTGCGGCCACGCTACATGCTGCCTCAGCGCTACTCCGGCTCGACGACGGCTGGGATTGGTTCGTGACGTTGAGCGCCGAGGACTATCCGCTTGTCACGCAAGACG atttgatttatgttttctcCAATGTGCCAAGGAACCTTAGCTTCGTGGACCACACCAGTGATCTTGGATGGAAAGA AAATCAGAGGGTTCAACCAATTATAGTTGATGCCGGGCTTTATTTGGCAAAGaggaagtcatttttcaaagcttCTCAGAATCGGGTCACCCCTGAATCTTTCAAGTTCTTCACAG GTTCTCCGTGGGTTATCCTGAGTAGGTCCTTCATAGAATACTGCATACTGGGTTGGGACAATCTAGCTCGCACTCTTCTCTTGTACTTCACAAATGTAATGTTGTCCGAAGAAGGTTATTTTCATTCGGTCCTATGCAACTCTCCTAATTTTCAGAATACAACAGTGAACAGTGACCTAAGGTATATGGTGTGGGATAGTCCTCCAATGCTGGAACCCCACATTCTTAACATGACAGATTTTGATCAGATGACAGAGAGTGGAATGCCTTTTGCTAGGCAGTTCCGTCAGGGTGATGCAGTGCTAGATAAAATTGATAGCAGGATACTGAAACGTCGCTACTACAAGGCCGTTCCTGGGGCTTGGTGCTCTGGCAAGAGGAGATGGTGGATGGATCCATGCTCTCAGTGGGGCAATGCCGACATTGTCAGACCTGGCCCTCAAGCAGAGAAGTTTGAACAATTGATGAAAAAGGTGGTAGAGGAATGGAAGTCAAAATCTAGCTCGTGCAGATAA